Proteins from one Bacillus sp. Bos-x628 genomic window:
- a CDS encoding 3D domain-containing protein, whose protein sequence is MKKLIAVSTLIVSMLIASSSFARAQVVKPGDTMSKIASQNNMSLQDLAEANPQIKNLSLIFPGQEINTKVGIEKHQPMVYEGYKHFISTAYSMGSVTATGTKVQEGRTIAVDPRVIPLGSKVEIKFPEGYEYLNGVYKAEDTGSAIKGNKIDVYLNTNDKCIEFGVRDIQIKILK, encoded by the coding sequence ATGAAAAAACTAATTGCCGTATCGACACTAATAGTATCAATGCTAATTGCTTCTTCCTCTTTTGCTCGAGCTCAAGTAGTAAAGCCTGGCGACACAATGTCAAAAATTGCAAGTCAAAATAATATGTCTCTTCAAGATTTAGCAGAAGCTAACCCGCAAATCAAAAATCTTTCTTTGATTTTTCCGGGACAAGAAATAAATACAAAAGTTGGAATTGAAAAACATCAACCAATGGTTTATGAGGGATATAAACATTTTATTTCAACAGCGTATTCTATGGGTTCTGTTACGGCGACAGGCACGAAAGTTCAAGAAGGCCGTACTATTGCAGTTGATCCAAGAGTTATTCCATTAGGATCAAAAGTTGAAATTAAATTTCCTGAAGGATACGAGTATCTTAATGGTGTATACAAGGCTGAAGACACTGGATCAGCTATTAAAGGAAATAAAATTGACGTCTATTTAAATACTAATGACAAATGTATTGAATTTGGTGTTAGAGATATTCAAATTAAGATTTTAAAGTGA
- a CDS encoding site-specific integrase has protein sequence MNMVSPIRDKKQLELLKMYLREKSKRDYLMFMVGISSALRISDILKLKVGDIWDGRKPKEFIYLHEEKTGKYKRFPITENLQKAIREYMKEYQLDQESYLFFSRKGNKPISRQQAAHILSSAADYIGIKEPVSTHSMRKTWGYWAYKKGYSLALIMEALNHSSIAITKKYLGITQEDLDDVYMSMNL, from the coding sequence TTGAATATGGTGAGCCCCATTAGAGACAAAAAACAACTGGAATTACTAAAAATGTATTTGAGAGAAAAGAGCAAAAGAGATTACTTAATGTTCATGGTTGGAATAAGTTCTGCCCTCAGAATTAGTGATATTCTTAAATTGAAGGTTGGAGATATTTGGGATGGAAGAAAGCCGAAAGAATTCATTTATCTTCATGAAGAAAAGACAGGAAAATATAAAAGATTTCCGATTACTGAGAACCTCCAAAAAGCAATTAGAGAATATATGAAAGAATATCAGCTTGACCAGGAATCCTATTTGTTTTTCAGCAGAAAAGGTAATAAACCCATCTCCCGCCAACAAGCTGCACATATATTATCTTCAGCTGCAGATTACATTGGAATTAAAGAACCAGTATCAACTCATAGTATGAGAAAAACATGGGGGTATTGGGCGTATAAAAAGGGTTACTCATTAGCTTTAATAATGGAGGCTTTGAATCACTCAAGTATTGCTATTACAAAGAAATATTTAGGGATTACTCAAGAAGATCTTGATGATGTGTATATGAGTATGAATTTGTAA
- a CDS encoding dUTP diphosphatase: MNIEKMFEVQKVLDERIIREKELEGQDLLPNTYVALITELGEFANEGRWFKHWSNKKEPKRKVFTTAGATPENATHFRCESDDCGEFPTREDFENLFEPDYDECPICKAGSVTAYREVDPLLEEYVDCIHFFLSIAIKKGWQKDMHILHIPEESLFNFTKENFEGDLSRVYLEMQWHLLNSRLFKKEDVKNLHFQSAWGLFLAIGIVGFGFTPEQIEKAYMDKNAINHGRQQVGY; this comes from the coding sequence ATGAACATTGAAAAAATGTTTGAAGTGCAAAAAGTGCTTGATGAACGAATCATCCGAGAAAAAGAGCTGGAAGGTCAAGACCTTCTGCCTAACACATATGTTGCTCTAATTACTGAACTAGGCGAATTTGCGAATGAAGGACGCTGGTTCAAGCATTGGAGTAATAAGAAAGAACCCAAAAGAAAAGTATTCACCACTGCAGGCGCAACACCAGAAAATGCTACTCACTTTAGATGCGAAAGTGATGATTGCGGTGAATTTCCGACAAGAGAAGACTTTGAAAATTTGTTTGAACCTGATTATGACGAGTGCCCTATTTGCAAAGCTGGAAGCGTGACTGCATACCGTGAAGTTGATCCGTTGCTTGAAGAATATGTGGACTGCATTCACTTCTTCTTATCAATTGCGATTAAAAAGGGCTGGCAAAAAGATATGCACATTCTGCACATTCCAGAAGAATCATTATTTAATTTCACAAAGGAAAATTTTGAAGGCGATCTTTCAAGAGTGTACTTAGAAATGCAATGGCACTTATTAAATTCGAGATTGTTCAAAAAGGAAGACGTGAAAAATTTGCACTTCCAATCAGCTTGGGGGTTGTTCTTGGCAATTGGAATCGTTGGCTTCGGCTTCACACCTGAACAAATAGAAAAAGCATACATGGACAAGAACGCCATAAATCACGGGCGACAGCAGGTGGGATACTGA
- a CDS encoding YopX family protein — protein sequence MREIKFRVWDENAQEMVYEVGLTPEGIPYSIPDHAEASDQFDYYPSCHKMQFTGLRDKNGVEIYEGDIWASRDNKIKVEFDQKRAGFFPFADSDGCGRCNDETYMPNDGEVIGNIYQNPELYLLKGPTMKLNIEFEIPEGKFAFKCAKELK from the coding sequence ATGCGAGAGATTAAATTCCGTGTTTGGGATGAGAATGCTCAAGAAATGGTCTATGAAGTAGGTCTGACACCAGAGGGAATTCCTTATTCTATACCAGATCATGCCGAGGCTAGTGATCAATTTGATTATTATCCCAGCTGTCACAAAATGCAGTTTACCGGATTGAGAGATAAGAATGGCGTTGAGATTTATGAGGGAGATATTTGGGCTTCGAGGGATAACAAGATAAAGGTTGAATTTGATCAAAAGCGAGCAGGCTTCTTTCCATTTGCTGATAGCGATGGATGCGGCCGTTGCAATGATGAAACGTACATGCCTAATGATGGTGAAGTCATCGGAAACATCTATCAAAATCCTGAACTGTATCTATTGAAGGGCCCCACAATGAAGCTCAATATTGAATTTGAGATTCCCGAGGGTAAATTTGCGTTTAAATGCGCAAAGGAGTTGAAATAG
- a CDS encoding N-6 DNA methylase — protein sequence MGKAGRKRWDGNVKSMEILAKPIDDITTEEVDFLRNNYTSSGGLIPNAYSRGAIFTPPNVSKFMWDVLASKLPKNPRVLEPSAGAGVFLEHAPKSASITALELDKTSAKVISILYPAAEVIEGDALIHDRRAYYDLVIGNPPYGVSVEFEAPKDEVWSSVSKTKNKYRGKSEVAFIELAIKSVKPGGYIAFILPLGISYTTYAKKLRKLMHETCWQIATIMLPSETFQHVGTKVATQIIIIRKAPPGTKLISPVTTKWGSNFRKGGFKDISDFDAKFLEGQTPAYFSSVKDIGWNHKGEVTDSNQLDELLDDFTDGNLMRENLYPHIPSWYGIEKSNDAFFFSHGNDTCDGLMDAKRTFSDGPLRWNELTLGAGEEVLWNGEPVSTFDFDWQECIVDRYYATKKEAV from the coding sequence ATGGGGAAAGCCGGCCGTAAACGATGGGATGGGAACGTCAAATCAATGGAAATACTTGCGAAGCCTATCGATGATATAACGACTGAAGAAGTAGACTTTTTGCGTAATAATTATACATCGTCCGGCGGCTTAATACCGAACGCATATAGCAGAGGCGCCATCTTTACGCCACCCAACGTTTCTAAGTTCATGTGGGACGTATTAGCGTCGAAGCTGCCTAAAAATCCGAGAGTTCTTGAACCATCCGCAGGTGCCGGTGTGTTTTTAGAACACGCACCTAAAAGCGCGTCTATTACCGCCTTAGAACTCGATAAAACTAGTGCAAAAGTAATCTCCATCCTATATCCGGCGGCGGAAGTAATCGAAGGCGATGCACTGATTCATGATCGCCGTGCCTATTACGATTTAGTTATCGGAAACCCACCTTATGGCGTTTCAGTCGAATTTGAAGCGCCTAAAGACGAAGTGTGGTCGTCCGTATCTAAAACTAAGAATAAATATCGTGGGAAGTCGGAGGTTGCGTTTATAGAACTCGCAATCAAATCGGTAAAGCCTGGAGGTTATATTGCGTTTATTCTTCCTTTAGGTATCTCGTACACTACTTACGCAAAAAAACTTCGGAAACTTATGCACGAAACCTGCTGGCAGATTGCTACGATCATGCTTCCGTCAGAAACTTTTCAACACGTAGGTACGAAAGTCGCGACACAAATTATAATAATTCGGAAGGCGCCACCTGGGACTAAGTTGATATCGCCAGTCACGACGAAATGGGGTTCGAATTTTAGAAAAGGCGGTTTCAAAGATATATCGGACTTTGACGCTAAATTTCTAGAAGGGCAAACACCTGCATATTTCTCATCTGTTAAAGACATCGGTTGGAATCATAAAGGAGAAGTGACGGATTCAAATCAGCTAGACGAACTACTGGATGACTTCACCGACGGTAATTTGATGCGAGAAAACTTATACCCGCATATACCGAGTTGGTACGGCATTGAAAAAAGTAATGATGCGTTTTTCTTTTCGCATGGCAACGATACATGTGACGGGTTAATGGACGCCAAGAGAACGTTTTCAGACGGACCATTACGCTGGAACGAATTAACGTTAGGTGCAGGGGAAGAAGTGTTGTGGAACGGCGAGCCTGTGTCAACGTTCGACTTTGACTGGCAGGAGTGCATTGTAGACCGATACTATGCAACGAAAAAGGAGGCGGTTTGA